Below is a genomic region from Fibrobacterota bacterium.
GTAGTAGTCCCTCCACGTCCGCCTTGTCCCCGTCCATGCTGAACAGGGTTTCGCTACAGACCAGGCCCGGTCCCTCCCTTTTGCCCGCGGCCAGCAGGCTTTCCAAATGCCCCAGGTCCCGATGGCGGTAGCGATGGAAGCCGCGGGGCAAGGCGCGCATGGCCTCGGACATGCTGGCATGGTTCAGCTTATCGCTGAATATCGGTCCCAGAACCTGGGACAAGGCCGGCAGAGCTCCCGCATTGGCCATGAATCCGGTATTGAACAACAAGGCCTTGCCCAAGGGCCGCAGGGCCGCCACCGCCGTTTCCAATTCGCGATGGATGGGCAGGCCGCCGCCCAAAAGGCGCGATCCTCCCGCGCCTGTCCCCAAGGAAAGCGCCGCCTCCGCCGCCGCCCGACGCAAGCGGGGATGCGCCGAGAGGCCCAGATAATCATTGGAACTGAGATTGAGGCAGCGCCGGCCATCCCGCTCGAGGTACTTGCCGGGCAGGCCAGGCCAACCCGAGACCGTACGCATGCGATCGCGCGCGCGCAGATCGTCCAGGCGGGCTTGGAAAGGATTCTGATCTTCGGAATTCACGTGTCCTCGCCGGAAGGTCTTGGGCCTATCCGCGGACGCGGAGGGGCAAGCGGGAAAAAATAAAAATATCCCGGGACCGTTTTTCGGCTCCGACCGGGTTGCGAACGCTCAGCCCGATGCGCCGGCGAACCAATTCTCCAGCGAAGCGGCCAGCGGAGCGCAGAAGCTGGCCCCGTCCTCGGGCCCCAACGGCCTGCCTTGGGAGAGGGCCGTAGAAAAAGGAAGGGTTCCGAAAAAAGGCAGCCGGAGGAGTTCGCCCAAGGTGCGTCGGTTGTCCTCCTCCAGCGGATCTTCTTCCGGTGCGCGGCGGCAGAAGGAGAATCCCGCCAAGCCCACACCCGCTTGCCGCAACCAGGCGACCGTGGCCGAAGTATGATGCAAGGTGCCGAGGCCGGGGGCGCAGGCGACGAGGGCGGGCGCCCCCAGGTCCCGGGCCAGGCCGGCCAAGCTGGATCCCCGGCGATCCAGGGGCACGGCGGCGCCGCCCGCGCCTTCCAGGATCAGGAGATCGCGGCCGGCGGCATGGGATTCCGCTTCGCCGCGCAATAGGTCCGGATCGATCGTGATGCCTTCGCGCTCGGCCGCCAGGTGGGGAGAGGCCGCCAGGGGTAACACGCAGGTGACGTAAGCCGGCATGCCTCCCGACAACGTCCCGATCCAATCCGCGTCGCCCCCTTCCCGCGGGGGACTGCCGAAGGGATAACTTCCGCATTGGACCGGTTTCAGGTAGGCCGCATTCAGTCCCCGCTGCTTGGCCCATAAGAGGACGGCCAGGGAGAGGGCGGTTTTGCCGACATCGGTGCCGGTGCCGGTGATGAAGAGGATGCGGCCCATAGGCGGAAATCTAAAAACCGGCCCGGGGTTCGATTGACAAACCCGCGGGGCCCGACTAGCTTTCCCAATCCTTATCCGCCCGGGTCTTCACGATTCGACGGGTATGGCCTCGGCTTTGTCACCCGGGGTTCTGCGACGTACCAGGACGATTAGCTCAGCTGGTTAGAGTATTACCTTGACATGGTAGGGGTCACTGGTTCGAGTCCAGTATCGTCCAGGTTCGCTCTCCTCTTCTTCCCTCATCTCCACACCAGCTTTTTCCTCTGGACCCCTTCGGGCCCGGACAAGCGGTACAGGTAAATCCCCGGCGGCACCGCGCGTCCGTGTCCATCGCGGCCGTCCCACTTCAACAGGTAACGCCCCGGATTGAAAGTGCCGGTAGCCAAGGTGCGCACTTCGGCCCCGCGCATGTCCCACAGCGTCAATGTTATCGGCCCACGCCGCGTGAGACCGAAGGGGACCCAGGTTTGGCCCACGGCGGGATTGGGGTAATTCTGCCCCAGCTCGAAGCGATCCGGCAGCCCCCGTAGCAGGGCCACCGGTCCGGACGAGGAGGCGCGTTGGGTCATGGGCATCATGTCCACGCCGCCGGCCAGGCCGTAGACCAGGACCAGGTAATCGCCGAACAGGACGTTATCGAGCTTTACTTCAGCGGAAAAGCTGCCGTCTTTGGCGCGGACGAGGGGCGCATACTGGAACGGATCGGCGGCGGCTTTGGGATCGAAATCGGGCTTTAGCACGGTGTACCAAGCGGTATCGACGGGGATAGGTCCCTCGGGAACGGCTACGATGGAGAGGGTCCGCGTATCGGGATCGAGACGGGTGCGGACTTCCTTCCAATCCGCTTCCGG
It encodes:
- the bioD gene encoding dethiobiotin synthase is translated as MGRILFITGTGTDVGKTALSLAVLLWAKQRGLNAAYLKPVQCGSYPFGSPPREGGDADWIGTLSGGMPAYVTCVLPLAASPHLAAEREGITIDPDLLRGEAESHAAGRDLLILEGAGGAAVPLDRRGSSLAGLARDLGAPALVACAPGLGTLHHTSATVAWLRQAGVGLAGFSFCRRAPEEDPLEEDNRRTLGELLRLPFFGTLPFSTALSQGRPLGPEDGASFCAPLAASLENWFAGASG